In Cydia strobilella chromosome 6, ilCydStro3.1, whole genome shotgun sequence, one DNA window encodes the following:
- the LOC134742420 gene encoding uncharacterized protein LOC134742420, with amino-acid sequence MTKHIVLLFVSTLVFTSARHLHPHGDTHERHQDVEELCEHGAEKALKTAPIREEYINVEAIEEISRNIKPNRFVPLNNPIFFMGQMPCPEEGFKRDYLGICREVWD; translated from the exons ATGACGAAGCATATAGTATTGTTGTTTGTGTCAACCCTTGTCTTCACAAGCGCTAGGCATTTACATCCCCATGGAGATACCCATGAAAGACATCAAGATGTAGAAGAGCTATGTGAGCATGGGGCTGAGAAAGCTTTAAAAACTGCGCCGATCAGGGAAGAATACATTAATGTGGAGGCAATAGAG gaaatttcacgcaACATTAAACCGAATCGCTTCGTGCCACTAAACAACCCGATCTTCTTTATGGGTCAAATGCCTTGTCCCGAGGAGGGCTTCAAGCGGGACTATTTGGGTATCTGCAGGGAAGTCTGGGACTAG